The following coding sequences lie in one Capsicum annuum cultivar UCD-10X-F1 chromosome 5, UCD10Xv1.1, whole genome shotgun sequence genomic window:
- the LOC107870651 gene encoding cysteine-rich receptor-like protein kinase 43, translating to MTKPKKLLGNFLKPFFSSSNKGKNEEDLEKIAAQEQKQFPFEVLVSATKDFHPDNKLGEGGFGPVFKGQLSDGRQIAVKKLSHSSSQGMKEFKNEAKLLARVQHRNVVNLLGYCAYGVEKLLVYEYVANESLDKILFKSAKRDALSWKQRHDIIIGVARGLLYLHEGSHACIIHRDIKASNILLDDKWVPKIADFGMARLYPEDQTHVNTRVAGTNGYMAPEYVMYGHLSVKADVFSFGVVVLELISGQKNSAFNRDPDSRSLIEWAYKLYKKGRSWEIMDPALAQSAIPDEIAMYVQIGLLCTQSDPPLRPTMQQVVVMLSKSPGSLDKEPTRPGYPGSRIRSRRPGGTSHTAGTSGASNPSTFSSSSISNTVSATATGSSSTPTTRRSDPHGKRPVRD from the exons ATGACCAAACCCAAAAAATTGCTTGGTAATTTTTTGAAACCATTTTTCTCAAGTTCAAATAAAG ggaaaaatgagGAGGACTTAGAGAAAATTGCTGCACAAGAACAGAAGCAATTTCCTTTTGAAGTTCTTGTTTCTGCAACCAAAGATTTTCATCCAGATAACAAGCTTGGTGAAGGTGGATTTGGCCCTGTTTTcaag GGACAATTGAGTGATGGGAGGCAAATAGCTGTGAAGAAGCTTTCACATAGTTCAAGCCAAGGAATGAAGGAATTCAAGAATGAAGCTAAGTTGTTGGCTCGTGTACAACACAGAAATGTGGTGAATTTGTTAGGCTACTGTGCATATGGGGTAGAGAAGCTGCTTGTCTATGAGTATGTTGCTAATGAGAGCCTTGACAAAATCCTCTTCA aaTCTGCTAAGAGAGATGCACTCAGCTGGAAGCAACGGCATGACATAATTATCGGCGTTGCTAGAGGGTTGCTATACCTTCATGAAGGTTCACATGCTTGCATTATACACCGTGACATCAAAGCTAGCAATATCCTACTTGATGACAAATGGGTGCCCAAGATTGCTGATTTTGGAATGGCTCGACTGTATCCTGAAGATCAAACACATGTTAACACCCGTGTAGCTGGTACAAA TGGCTATATGGCACCAGAGTATGTTATGTATGGACATCTGTCAGTGAAGGCTGATGTATTCAGTTTCGGTGTTGTAGTTCTGGAGCTCATAAGTGGCCAGAAGAATTCAGCCTTTAACAGAGATCCCGATTCTCGAAGCCTTATTGAATGG GCGTACAAGCTTTACAAGAAGGGTCGAAGCTGGGAGATTATGGACCCTGCACTGGCACAATCGGCTATCCCTGACGAGATAGCAATGTACGTACAGATTGGCTTATTATGCACGCAATCTGATCCGCCACTACGACCAACCATGCAACAGGTTGTGGTTATGCTGTCAAAGAGTCCTGGATCTCTTGATAAAGAACCAACAAGACCTGGATATCCTGGTTCAAGAATTAGATCTCGTAGACCAGGTGGTACGTCTCATACAGCTGGAACGTCGGGTGCATCCAATCCTTCTACATTCAGCTCCTCGTCCATTAGCAACACTGTTAGTGCAACTGCAACCGGAAGCTCATCCACACCTACAACACGGAGATCAGACCCTCATGGAAAACGTCCTGTGAGAGATTAG